In the Telopea speciosissima isolate NSW1024214 ecotype Mountain lineage chromosome 6, Tspe_v1, whole genome shotgun sequence genome, ggcctagggtaaaatggtcatttattagtacctgaccctaggtcacaataggcttacagtgctgtcctcaacttgacagtactataggaccaatcataggcatggtttccaagtcctgtggggcccacttgggttcccaagcattccctcatatggatagatgtggggaggggcatttaggtcatttcccaccttcccacatagtaccatggccaatgggtgaggtcccccaagttagaacatcaaaacagtagcaattcattcactgggcgatgtctctaggcgttgggtgcatcgcccagtgcatcacccataGATTTCAAAATgagatttggctgagtttccaaggctgctggttatgggcagtgatcaaatccttcccctatgcatgttagggtattaggtgaccccaagggtgatcttcactttggtccatgtggattttccacttggcccaccacttggctgccagaggctgcccagacagcccagtgaatagtatcacagggttctcttcagttgcagatctggatttttgtcacatgcaaggctggatttacatatgaaatggtaatctagggctgctaccacctaaggctaggtcccatgcagccagggcttgcatccaagGCTCCAAACAGCTAATTAACAGTgaaactgggcagtgcagctatgcacaacCAGGTTTTGGTTCCAAGACCAGCATAATAGACCTGTAAAATTTCATGAAatccccagatcttccatgcttcatacttgcatggcagatctggagcagtccttggcagttcccagctattctgggctgccagagagtagAAACTCATcaaaaatacatgaatcaaaGAGGGCAGCAGGTATGTACATTtatgtttatacctgagcaaAGCTTAGGAGGCATGAAATCTGATCCCAGAGGTGTAGGGgagcttctcctcccttccatcttccctcttcttcttcttcttcctctcttttctctcttttctctcttctattctctcttttctctcttttctctcttctttttctctcccacgattaaagcagtaccaagagctctaaaatgagctgaggtacatctatttataggcccagcctgactaaggcctatttggctggttaaggccctttttcaaaatgagtttttagactgattctcaatGATTTTGgacacactggtggggtccacagtggtccaggggtatgaggtggtccctcagactccccttaacctatggagggtatccatgtccaatatgagtggtccccataatttaaaatcatttaaatatgctgttttgcactctgggcgatgtctctgggctttgtctgcatcgcccagtgtatcacccagagatttcagcaaggctaaATCTtagtgggcttgcacaggggtttgacccatggttggGCATTGTCTCTATATGCCAATTAAAgccttttacacacatttccaaaggtgggtcccatagttatggagaggagagagattacctaggatccaggcagtacattatacTGTGAGCTGTGTAGTTATAGGGatcagctatccatcttctgacaggtatgtaggaagacatgcacatggtttcttcttcaatccaaatcactggagtgatactccacaatgtACTTGGTTGcttggtcaggggttcctgtccttcaatcaaaattccagccagtcaggagcagggtttgacactaggtgggctcatctcttggatagCCTTAATTTTGGTCGGGTTGGCCTCGATTCCCCTTTGAGAAACCATATACCCCAAGAATTTGCCAGAGCTAACTCCGAAGGTGCACTTGGCTGGATTTATTTTCATCTGATGAGCTCGTAGCACTTGAAATGCCTCGTCTAGGTCAGCCAAATGGTCTTCAGCTCGTATGCTTTTTACcagcatatcatccacatacacctcTATGTTCCTGCCAATTTAGGCTTTGTAAGCAGTTGCAACTCATCCCACCATAAAGTTTACCTCAATGGTTTTTTGACAAGGGGCGGTCCCCACTGTCATTAGCAGCTCTACTAACCCCTCGATCGGGGTGGGTGCTCCTCAGAACCCATACTAGGGCACGGCCTCGGGCTTCAATGTGCCTGGCTCAAACCCAAACTGTAAATAGGCATCGTACATAGCATGTCCACCAATGCCTCTGTGTCCACCAAAATCCTGTGCACGGGCCGGTTGGCTATCACCGCCTGAACCACGACAACATCGTCTTGTGGCCAGCTTAGCCCCTCCATGTTGTCCTCCTAGAATATGATTACAGGCTCGATTTATGCCTTCTTTTCGGGCACCTCGGCCACTACCACTAACCATACTTTCACCTTGGCCTTGCGCAACGATTCCTGCCCTGGTCCCCCCAGGATGGTGAGGATGGCAGGCGCTATGGAGGTGTTTGCTTCATTATCGCTCCTCTTGGCTTCTCTTCAATCATCGCATCTCTCTTCTTGACGATCTCAATTGTCTCCCCTTCTGGCTCTGTCTTCTCTCCTGAGGTCGTTCCTCGTAGCTTCACGACCTCTGGAATTATCTTTCCCATCGTCCTTGACATAGCATCTCAGATGGCTTTTCTGTATCACgttctcaatctctctcttcagcTACCTGCAAGCTTTGGTGTCGTGACCGACATCTTTGTGGAATTTACAGTACTTATTCTTATTTCTATCTTCAAGTCTGGAGAACATCGGCCTGGGCCACTGCAGCAGACCCCGATCATACACCTCCATCAGGATCTTGGTCTTGGTGGTGTTAAGGGGTGTATAATCTGGGCTCTGGTCTCGGTCTGACCTCGCCCTTTTggtatctttcttcttttcatcctTCTCGctcgttctcttcttctctatagCCTTTGTATCCATCGCCTTTTGCCCCTTCATGATATCGAACATGTTGGCTTACTAATAGCAGCGGTCCAGCAACTGTGGCATGGTGGTTACTAGATCCAGGGCAAACGACTTCACCAAGTCATGGTTGGTGACCCCGTTATGCAAGGCATTGAAGGCCATTGCATCATCTAGGTCCTTGATCTCTAAGCTTTCCCCATTGAAGCGGGTGATGTAATCCCTAATGGACTCATCAGGTCGCTGCTTGACGGCCAATAGGTTGGCAGCAATCTTCTTTTGCTTGCTGCTGCTCTGAAAGCGGCTCACGAACGTCCTAGCCAACTCGGTGAAGCTTCTGATGGAGTTGGGCTTTAGCTTACCAAACCAGAGCACTGCTGGCCCCTTCAAGGAGGTGGGGAAGGAGCGGCACGACAGGACATCAGACCCACCATACATGGTCATTATGGCATTAAAGTAGCTGATGTGGTCGTTGGGGTCGCCCTTCTCATTATAGGCCTCAAAAGTGGGAGGCTTGAAGCCCCTAGGGAGTTCAGCCCTCATGATTTCGGCTGTAAAGGGGTGTTGACCAGGTCTAAAACTCTCCTCGGGAGTGTTGCCCTTCTCCAAGGCCTCAATCTTGGCATTCATTTCTCTGAGCTTACGGTCAAGCTCGCTTTCAATGACCTGGTTGGCAACGGGATCAGCGCGTGCGTGGCATGCATTCAACTCATCCCGGAGGTCACGTCAGGGCAACCTCTATTGGTTGACTTATTCCGAGGCTTTGGAGTGAGTTCGCTTAGTTCTGCTATGAGTCCTTTGACTGGTGGACCCTGATTGTTCCTCCACGCGTGAGGGCCTGCTCCTAATGGGTAGGTTTTTGGTGCGAACGATCTCAGGTTGGGGAAAGTTTCTCCTACTGGTTGCTCGTAGGTCATCTCTTGCGGGTCTCGGGTTCTTCTGTGAAGCCCTGGGGAGTACCAGTGCTAGCGCTGGAGGTAGAATTGGTACTGGGGGCAGGGCTGCGACAGCGGTGGCTCTCAGATTGGCTGCTCTCAAGGCCTGCAGCTCTTTGACCACATCCCTAAGGAACTCGTTCTGATGGAGAACTTGCCGGTGCAGGTCCTGGATTTGTCCCATAGAGGCCGGCGCATTGGGGTCCATAATCTTATGAATGAATACCTATGGtagcggtggcggtggtggcaaTGCCCTAGTGCTTCGACTGGACTGGCCCTGATCTCGGGTTGGGTTCTGGCCAGCCGCTTCGATCATCGATGGCTGAGATCCTACCAGCAAGATAAGATTATCAGAGAGTATCGGGCGTCGGCGGTGATCTCactctgatgcttaagtcagatcTCAGAGCAATAGTCAATTCAAAGAGAATTCAGATGATCGTGCTAagtgttacctcccttacttaaggtGGTTGGGTGATAGAACCGTGTCCAAATAGGTAAGCAGGAATCTCAGAGTGGAGTGAGACCATTTAGGAGTGATACGTGGGATGGTGATTATCCATAACTTCACACGTGCCTGATTAGGAGCGACGTGGGCGAGAATCTTGGGCCACGTAGGCCCAAGGTAAGATTTGCGTTATTTATACAAAGTATGGAGGTCGTTCCTCCTGCATCGGGCTGTGGCTAGACCGTCGTCACTTGTAGACGAGCGCGATGCATCCCAGTAATGGTGCGGGCTAGAGTGTGACCTGACGCCCAGCTCTGTATATCGCTCATAGTTTGGCATTCTGCACGAGCTAAAGGAGCTTGCTGGTTCGCACATAGTCAGATGAGATCTCAGTCCTCAACTCGCGACCTCACTAGCTCGTTCTCACCGTGCCTGGTCCTTTATCCCATCAAATAGTATATAAGTTTTATACCTATTAAATGTCCGTGTTAAAAGTTATGGCATTAGGAAGTGTCTATACGCAGAATGGGACAGAATCTGTGAAGATTAATATGATGTGATAGGTGAGCATATCTAGGTATTGTACATTGTACGGGAGATAAACTAAAGACTTGGTAAAAGTGTAATTCTATTCAAGTACCAATGTGAGTATAATCATGGATTTTACATAGATTAACATGCCTCTTATACTATCTTATGTGAGTGaatcattatctcttatatttcagatgttttgtgattgtttatgatgtttacaagcattggattttgttttataCTTTAATATGAGTAACATGCCATGTATGTATCATGAGTTTAGAATTATATGATGTGATGAAATACCATGACAGCATGTGATAGAACCTCATTTAGAACATAAGAAAGAATTGGACATAAGGTCCCAGAATCAAACATTTAGAGTTCAGACCTAGAACCTAGACTGCACCCCTTTCCAGTAGGGTTAGGTACTGGATGAGGACACCAGAACAGAATTGAGGATAAGACCTCCCATAAGGGAGCACACTGTCCCCCAGAACCAGAACCGGATCTAGAACTCCCACAGGGGAGCGTACTTGATCCCAGACCCGGTCCGGTCAGTCGGGGTAAAAGAGAAATGACTCCCGGTAGTGTTCAGTCGGATAATGCAAGAAATGGCAGCCGTCAGATCAATGGTCGTGTTCCTCACCTTTACTAGATGTGCACATGCAGTAGAACCAAACAGAATTTCATTAATGTATCTAGTTTTTAccatagttcatgcattgtttgTATGTATAAGTTGTGCCTATTAATGCATGTATTATCTATGGTTTGTCTCACTGGGCTGTCGAGCTCACCCCTGTATTTTTCACACATAGATGATGAAACATATCAGTGCACAGACTGCTCAAGTGACTAGGAGCAGCAGGATGGCGATTATGATGCTTGAtagacttgaagatttgaatAATGGATATTAGGATACTTTATTGATTTAATTTGGATTTAATGGTTGGATGTAGCACAATTTGACTTGGAtactatttattttcttttatgttaggTCTTATACTTGTGGGATGAACATATAATGCTTATTTGAAATTGCCACCAGATTTGGATgaaaacatatatttattcGATGATATGTTGCTTGATAATCTTTCGCATAGTTAGAAGAGGTGACATGCTTGTAcgctaataaataaaaaaatttagccAACTTCTAGACACATGCTAAGTTAAGAAACCAATTGTAAGATCACGGCCTGCGAGGGTTGTACTCATACCCTTATCGCGGGTTTGGGTTAtcacaacatggtatcaaagcaaaaGTTTAGACAACTAGATCTAGAGACTGGTGACgtacggaaaaaaaaaaacacaaaagtcTCTTTTGCTACATAATCACTAAACCAAACAGAATCTAATTAAGAAAAGCATAATGTACAAACAAAAGTCTCTTTCACCTCAAGAATGAACGTTTGAGGAAAGCTTTGCAACGTTTGATTCCAAATGAGGAGACGTCCGCTGCTTACTCTTTGTCTTTAGAGTTGAAAATCTGCTCAAATGAGGATTACTCATCGACAAAGCTATCCCAATTGGACTCCACCAATATGGGATATGAGCTTCAAAGACATTGAACCAGAAATTACTAGTTCGGCTTCACAAGTCGACAATGATGGCGATTGATTTGTCACCCAGGTTGACTTGAGTAAACCTTCAATTCTCGATGAGTACCAAGATGAGTACGACGGCGAACTTGGAGTTTTCAAAAGTCTTGAACCAGATTTCATTTCGAAAGCACAACAATATTTTTACCCACATCAAAATGATGTCACAACCCATGATTCCCTCTCGTTCAAGTGGTTTGACATTATTAGTAAGTATGATGATCCGTATTTGGCATTTATCAATTTCACGTCTCTATCTAAATTTGTTTGAAATATGAGCATCAACAACCATCCATATTTGAACACATCATTCATTCGAACCGTGAGTACCTCATTTGATATCTTTGTCGAATCTGAAATTGCTATGAAAATATTGTTTTATTCAATTGAAGACAACAACAATAAATTTGTTGGTTCCCATTCGACCTTGGTGGCCGACGACCATCATTGATCAGCCAAGAGTTTGAGGACGAACTCTTTTTCAACTTGAAGGGAATGATGCAGGCCAGCTTTGCATCTTCTATTGTTGGAAGTTCCTATCAGCCATCTCAGCAATACCCTACATTATTTGGAAGGTTCCTATTATGAAAAATATAGGATCTACTATGGAGATACACTTTCCTAATTGGAGCGGGATTTTAATGGAAACCTTAGTTCACATAGTTTCCAAATTAAAGCATTTCTTATTATGGAAGCATTGAAGCATTGAATCTTCTATAGAATTATTTCCTATTGGATGATGATCTATACATGGAATATTTGAATATGAAACTTTCAATAGTGTGTCAAACTTGCCGATCAGGACATTTCTATTTAAGATaagattggattcttattttctgattgagagtatattgggctgattgaagagaagattggattcttattttctgaTTAGGTGTATATTGGAttgattgaagagaagattggattcttattttctgattgagagtatattgggctgattgaaaattggattcttatgtttttttttcttccttacaTGTACTCAGCTCTAAGCCTATGTGTGATCCTCCATGAATGGAGGAAGGTAGTGAAGGTTGAATAAAATTAAGACATTAGTCTTGGATCTCAAGAAGAGTATCCCCCCTGCAACTGTTAGTGCTTGGTCGATTGATCAACTCCATGACGAATTAAAGTGTTCTCGATTCTCTCAATCCGCAGCTTTCACTAGGCTGCTCCAAAGATTCATATGTGATTGACGTGGTACCAAAGACCAAGTGCCGTTTCTGATTAATGCATTATACTCCTCTGCCATAGCAATGCACTACTCAGGAACTTTAGAGGCCTGTGAAAAACAAGTGGGCTCAACAATATCATTAGTAACAACCAAATCATGTTGGATCATGATTCGACATGCTGGATCATGATACGGTATGCCAGATCATGATTCGGCACATTCCGTTTCCTCTctgtgaccattttcctgagattgcaaGTGTGGGATAAAAGTGTATGCCGAATTAGCCAATTCTGCTAAACCATGTTAAGTCCTTTGTTGGACTTACTTGGATGATTACAAATaggtttggtcacatggattgggttAATTTTAATCTtctaaagtccatctaaatgatgcatgtttgtgtgtgtgcattacatcatttgtgactttaattatgattttacaacttagtacaattctaagtcttcaatcttctttaagtctttaacttcacttctttacatgaatgtcttcaatgtgtgttcctctaacttgttttgatctttgtctttaaaacttgttctccattcttcatgattctttgatgtcttgaaagattggacaagatTCAATTTGCTTttagcatcaatctcttgaattgagtgctccccctcacttggtgccatGCTCTTATCTATACATctttagacaagagttagtacaattcaatttatttgttatcatcaaaacagttatatcatcatgatagatgattggagtttatgtatgaggacttttcctcaacacATCCTTACCCCaaaaataaatgttttttttaatagacTATAATAGAAATCTAGGAGCATCACATATTGTAATgggaaaaattaaaaacattCTCGTCGATAACGAGGCTTTGATACCACCGTTAGCAATCAAAGTGCGATCCAGCGAAAGTATTAATAAGATCAAAGATATCGGTGGGAAATGTCATTCAAAAAGGAACATTACAAGGATTGATCATTACCTAGAgtctcacagatgcaagacctctAACCGATGCTAGCCCTTTCACGATCGTTCCATGCACCACGCAAAGCTTTGCATTCCCCACACATTCAAGCCAACTCCTCCACACTTCCAAGGATCACAAAGCCTTGGACtttctccaagatcaaacaccaagagagggagaggaagagagaaaggttTTAGGAGAGGGGGAGAGTGCTCCACAATTTTGGGTTGCTTGTGTCTCTTGTGAGTTTTTGGCAATCTCATGATCATATATGATTTGCCCCTCTCTCACTCCTAAATTGGTTGAACATATGGGCAAGAGATATTGTgtttcctattgggactcaatTACCAACCCGTCGAATCTTTCCCAACAAGGAAAGATCcttattgctagaggaatccaatattgacccaatatctttccttttctaacaattgGAGATACTAGTTCAATCTTGATATTCATTGGAGAAATACAACTCTTCATATAGTTCAAGGAAAGTAAATATTCATGATTAAGAGGACAACATTTGTTAGCATAGAGATAGATGTTTTAAAGTCATCCTATTGTGGTAAATGTTTAATTGTGCTTTCTACATGTTTTTTGTATTCAGGATTGATGGCTACATACCATGCGAAGAATGAATACTGTCTTCTCTCCGATATGTATCAAGGCTTTGAGGTGTTTTTGAACATCATCTCCCAGTTAGAAGATGACGCTAGTTAAAAGCATATCTTCCATTCTAATAGTTCCCTCTGCAATTGCATTTTCAGAACTCTTGTATTGTTTTTGAAACTGAATAATAAAATGGACacattcttttgttttgattccccatgtgtctggactcCTTAAGTTTTAACTAGTTTTGTAATGTACATACATTGAAGTATAAGATCAACAATGCATGCATATGATGTCAACAGCTTGGTGAGTAAGCGCTATTACATACATGTTTGGACCAAGCCAATACAAGGTATATTTGTCCAGAAGTTGACTAGcccacaatttttagagaaaattTCTACTTGAAGGGCTAGTTAGAGGaagttttagttatttattgagttaggggtgttttttttttttttttgggaggggggttGGTTTGAAATTGAGCAAATACTTCTTTGGTGAACCATTGTCCAGGAAAAGAATCC is a window encoding:
- the LOC122665520 gene encoding uncharacterized protein LOC122665520 → MNAKIEALEKGNTPEESFRPGQHPFTAEIMRAELPRGFKPPTFEAYNEKGDPNDHISYFNAIMTMYGGSDVLSCRSFPTSLKGPAVLWFGKLKPNSIRSFTELARTFVSRFQSSSKQKKIAANLLAVKQRPDESIRDYITRFNGESLEIKDLDDAMAFNALHNGVTNHDLVKSFALDLVTTMPQLLDRCY